DNA sequence from the Zavarzinia compransoris genome:
CGACCGGCGCGCCCGCGCGGCCCCGCTGCTCGACTGGGCGGCGCGGCACGATGTGGTCTTCGAACTGCCGGCCCGGGCGGCGGTGCTGGCCGGCTTCGGCCCCGCGCCGACGGGGGAGGATGCCTTCGATGCCCTGATCGGCCTCCTCGGCCTGATCGAGGTCGCCGCCGGGCACCGCCCTCCGGGGCCGGAGGAGGATCCGGTGATCCGCCGGTTCGAAGGCTGGATCCTGGGGCAGGCCTATTCCAGCCTGCGGTAGGTCGCTTGCACCAGCCCGGTCGGGAAATGGCGGGCGCCCAGCAGTTGCCAGCGGCCGTGGGGCACTTCGGGCCCGAACAGGGGCCGGCCCCGGCCCAGCATGACCGGGATGTGGGACAGGGTCAGGTCGTCCACCAGATCCTCGGCCAGGCCCTGGCGGATGCTCTCGCCGCCGTCGAGATAGACCCGCCGCACCCCCTCCTCGCCCAGGGCGAGGATGAGGTCGGCCAGCGCCCCGTCGTGGCGGGCGACGCCCGCGGGGGCATCTTCCAGCGGCCGGTGGCTGAGCACCACCACCCGCTTGTCGGCGAAGGGCCAGGGCTCGAAGCCCGCCACCATGTCGAAGGTATTGCGCCCCATGACCACCGTATCGACATCGGCGATGAATTCGCCGAAACCGTAATCCTCGCCATGCTCGTCCTCGACCACGGACAGCCATTCGATGCCGCCGTCGGCGCGGGCGATGAAGCCGTCGAGGCTGGCGGCGATATAGACGGAGACGCGGGGACGGGGCATGGACGGTTCCGGCATGGCGATGAAGGCTAGGCCCGTGGTTCTAGCCGAGCATCGGTCAAAAGGCGAAGGGCGTCGACGACCGGGGCCGGGCTTTTGCCGTTGTCGCAGGATGGTTTGACTTCGCCTTTCGCATCTGCGATAAGAGCACGTCCGGCGGTGCCGGCA
Encoded proteins:
- a CDS encoding dihydrofolate reductase family protein — translated: MPRPRVSVYIAASLDGFIARADGGIEWLSVVEDEHGEDYGFGEFIADVDTVVMGRNTFDMVAGFEPWPFADKRVVVLSHRPLEDAPAGVARHDGALADLILALGEEGVRRVYLDGGESIRQGLAEDLVDDLTLSHIPVMLGRGRPLFGPEVPHGRWQLLGARHFPTGLVQATYRRLE